The following proteins are encoded in a genomic region of Verrucomicrobiia bacterium:
- a CDS encoding DUF2130 domain-containing protein — protein sequence MTDTPITCPKCGAEIPLTEAVSHHLREQLQAEFERQRAALQSALQKREAQLAADQAALDSRSQSLQTEVARQVEAERQRLLADAARRAEDRLGLQLKDLQAQLAEQRSRAQQSQQVELQLRAQARQLEEARDALKLEVARTLDAERHQIADAARAQAVEAERLKLADKDGVIRGLQEQIAALQQRAGQGSMQLQGETLELTLESDLRAAFLYDDLVEVKKGQRGADLTQRVRTANGFDCGLILWEAKRAKIWSADWPEKLKADQRQAAADLAVIVTTCPPAGVRGFGPVDGIWVCEPPFAVAVAAALRQGLIQTAAQRVQQANRAEKAQVLYDHLCSVGFRQHVEAVVESFLALREQLEAEQRAFARQWKEREQQLRKAITHTAMLYGGIQGIAGREALPEIRTLALPDATGSVTTPAA from the coding sequence GTGACCGACACGCCCATCACGTGCCCGAAGTGCGGTGCGGAAATCCCGCTCACCGAGGCCGTCTCCCACCACCTGCGCGAGCAGCTTCAGGCCGAGTTCGAACGTCAGCGCGCGGCGCTGCAATCCGCGCTCCAAAAACGCGAGGCCCAGCTCGCCGCAGACCAGGCCGCCCTCGATTCCCGTTCGCAGTCGCTCCAGACGGAGGTCGCCCGCCAGGTCGAGGCCGAACGCCAGCGGCTCCTTGCGGACGCCGCCCGCCGGGCGGAGGACCGCCTCGGACTGCAGCTCAAGGATCTTCAGGCGCAGCTCGCCGAACAACGCAGCCGCGCGCAGCAGTCGCAACAGGTGGAGCTCCAGCTCCGGGCCCAGGCCCGCCAGCTCGAGGAGGCCCGCGATGCCCTGAAACTCGAGGTGGCCCGGACCCTCGACGCCGAACGCCACCAGATTGCCGATGCCGCCCGGGCCCAGGCCGTGGAGGCCGAGCGCCTCAAGCTCGCCGACAAGGACGGGGTCATCCGGGGTCTCCAGGAGCAGATCGCCGCCCTCCAACAGCGCGCCGGCCAGGGTTCGATGCAGCTCCAGGGCGAAACCCTGGAGCTGACCCTCGAAAGCGACCTCCGGGCCGCCTTCCTGTACGATGACCTCGTCGAGGTGAAGAAGGGCCAGCGCGGTGCCGACCTCACCCAGCGGGTGCGCACCGCCAACGGCTTCGACTGCGGACTGATCCTCTGGGAGGCCAAGCGCGCCAAGATCTGGTCCGCCGACTGGCCGGAGAAGCTCAAGGCCGACCAGCGCCAGGCGGCCGCCGACCTGGCGGTGATCGTGACCACCTGCCCGCCCGCCGGCGTCCGGGGCTTTGGCCCCGTGGATGGCATCTGGGTGTGCGAACCGCCATTCGCCGTGGCCGTGGCCGCCGCGCTCCGCCAGGGCCTGATCCAGACCGCCGCCCAACGGGTCCAACAGGCCAATCGCGCCGAGAAGGCCCAGGTCCTCTACGACCACCTGTGCAGCGTCGGGTTCCGCCAGCATGTCGAGGCCGTCGTGGAATCATTCCTGGCCCTGCGCGAGCAGCTCGAGGCCGAACAGCGGGCCTTCGCCAGGCAGTGGAAGGAACGGGAACAACAGTTGCGCAAGGCGATCACCCACACCGCCATGCTGTACGGCGGCATCCAGGGCATCGCCGGGCGCGAGGCCCTGCCGGAAATCCGCACCCTCGCCCTGCCTGATGCGACCGGCTCGGTCACGACTCCAGCGGCGTGA
- a CDS encoding BlaI/MecI/CopY family transcriptional regulator encodes MRAPQPPRPTESELSILQILWRRGPCTVRQVVEELGPDTGYTTGLKLLQIMTEKGLVTRDDAERTHVFAAAHPAEATRRQLLDHLLDRAFGGSAALLVQQALAGRKPCKTEIAGLRRLLDTIEGRKP; translated from the coding sequence GTGCGCGCTCCGCAGCCTCCGCGACCAACCGAATCCGAACTGTCCATCCTGCAGATCCTGTGGCGTCGCGGGCCCTGCACGGTGCGTCAGGTGGTGGAGGAGCTGGGTCCGGACACCGGCTATACCACGGGGCTGAAGCTGCTGCAGATCATGACGGAAAAGGGGCTTGTGACGCGGGATGATGCGGAGCGCACGCATGTTTTTGCCGCCGCGCATCCGGCCGAGGCGACCCGCCGCCAGTTGCTCGACCACCTGTTGGACCGCGCCTTTGGAGGTTCGGCAGCACTGCTGGTGCAACAGGCACTGGCCGGGCGCAAGCCGTGCAAGACTGAAATTGCCGGCCTGCGCCGGCTGCTGGATACGATCGAAGGAAGGAAGCCATGA
- a CDS encoding 16S rRNA (uracil(1498)-N(3))-methyltransferase, protein MHRFFVPDLDPAAAQIRLPDAEARHALRVLRLRPGAEVRILDGAGLELETRVGRADRSHVVLEVLGRVSHTPPPCSLQLIQAMAKGPAMEGLLHRAVELGCTRLVPVCATRSVSRPGDAVARQARWQSLAHEALKQSGNPWCLQVGSPCTPAEWLARGSPPELLFIASLADPPASPRAALGAAAERLGRPPASVAVAIGPEGDFTAEEYAQFRAAGAVPFRLGPHVLRVETAAIAALAILRHEVDALGAGDAGSPPAAPRNL, encoded by the coding sequence ATGCACCGGTTTTTCGTTCCCGACCTCGATCCGGCCGCCGCTCAGATCCGGCTCCCGGATGCCGAGGCCCGCCACGCCCTGCGCGTGTTGCGTCTCCGTCCGGGCGCGGAGGTCCGCATTCTCGATGGTGCCGGACTCGAACTGGAGACCCGGGTCGGGCGTGCGGACCGCTCCCATGTCGTTCTGGAGGTCCTCGGCCGGGTGTCCCACACGCCGCCGCCCTGTTCGCTGCAGCTGATCCAGGCGATGGCGAAGGGGCCGGCCATGGAGGGACTGCTCCATCGTGCGGTGGAGCTGGGGTGCACCCGGTTGGTCCCCGTGTGCGCGACCCGCAGCGTGAGCCGCCCGGGGGACGCCGTGGCCCGGCAGGCACGCTGGCAATCCCTCGCCCACGAGGCCCTGAAGCAGTCCGGCAATCCGTGGTGTCTGCAGGTCGGGTCCCCCTGCACTCCCGCGGAATGGCTGGCGCGCGGGTCGCCCCCGGAGCTGCTGTTCATCGCCTCGCTCGCGGACCCGCCGGCCTCGCCGCGTGCGGCGCTCGGGGCGGCGGCGGAACGTCTGGGCCGCCCGCCGGCATCCGTTGCTGTGGCCATCGGCCCCGAGGGCGATTTCACCGCGGAGGAGTACGCCCAGTTCCGGGCAGCCGGTGCGGTGCCCTTCCGGCTGGGGCCCCACGTCCTGCGGGTTGAGACCGCAGCCATCGCCGCGCTGGCCATCCTCCGCCACGAGGTGGACGCCCTGGGCGCCGGGGATGCCGGCAGCCCGCCGGCGGCGCCCCGGAACTTGTGA
- a CDS encoding M48 family metalloprotease, protein MNPFLDLLQNPAASRLGATLLHFIWQGAALAALLAVALRGTRRQSARLRYALSCATLAAMATVPLITLLLGDGALVADDPVQGGAGIRALAAGSGGGMTSVIGLGPISRGWLPWVTLAWLAGVVLLGGRLAGGCWHVQRLRCRETRPIESPWPERLSDLQRRMGIGTGVDLLESGRIRAPMIIGWMRPVILLPVGFVAGMSPVQVDAILAHELAHLQRRDYLVNLLQRVVETLLFYHPAVWWVSEQIRIEREFCCDDLAAAVIGDRTQLAGALVALAEQEATDPGFAFAADGGSVSQRVGRLLGVPAGASSSGRIRRLGMGIVLAVAVLAGTWVGLRWTAPMLYVSTAIIKVESPGGNDPYLLQTAMEWLRSATVLDATASNLGLVNNRDDPDSRRQQVREQLRERIRVVQFRNTSLLRVSAASEDQTRAADIANNLVHEFMALKANQRRELMDLPRRTLLQKVNRCELRLADLVSRQTEILQETAANPGVTPPDYYVVKKNLEIYNDLLTRLRTQLAEADVGAVEIEWSSPVEILEPASPSLRRAPWRN, encoded by the coding sequence ATGAACCCATTCCTGGACCTGTTGCAGAATCCGGCCGCGAGCCGGTTGGGCGCCACACTCCTGCACTTCATCTGGCAGGGCGCCGCGCTGGCCGCCCTGCTGGCGGTTGCGCTCCGTGGGACCCGACGACAATCGGCGAGGCTTCGCTACGCCCTGTCCTGTGCCACGCTCGCGGCGATGGCCACCGTGCCCCTCATTACCCTGTTGCTGGGGGATGGAGCGCTGGTGGCCGATGACCCGGTGCAGGGCGGAGCCGGGATTCGAGCGCTTGCCGCGGGATCCGGGGGCGGGATGACGTCCGTCATCGGATTGGGTCCGATTTCCCGGGGATGGCTGCCGTGGGTGACACTGGCATGGCTTGCCGGCGTGGTCCTGCTTGGCGGGCGACTGGCCGGCGGCTGCTGGCACGTTCAGCGGCTCCGGTGCCGGGAGACCCGGCCGATCGAGTCTCCATGGCCGGAGCGACTCTCGGACCTGCAGCGGCGCATGGGAATTGGGACAGGGGTTGACCTGCTGGAATCCGGACGCATCCGCGCTCCGATGATCATCGGATGGATGCGTCCGGTGATTCTCCTTCCGGTGGGATTTGTGGCCGGCATGTCGCCAGTCCAGGTGGATGCCATTCTGGCCCACGAACTCGCCCATTTGCAGCGGCGCGATTATCTGGTGAACCTGCTTCAGAGGGTGGTCGAAACCCTGCTGTTTTACCATCCGGCGGTGTGGTGGGTGTCCGAGCAGATCCGGATCGAGCGCGAGTTTTGCTGCGACGATCTTGCGGCAGCGGTGATTGGCGACCGGACCCAGCTCGCGGGTGCCCTGGTCGCACTGGCCGAGCAGGAGGCGACCGATCCCGGCTTCGCCTTTGCGGCGGATGGGGGGTCGGTGTCGCAACGCGTTGGACGACTGCTGGGCGTGCCTGCGGGTGCGTCGTCGTCTGGTCGGATCCGACGGTTGGGGATGGGGATCGTTCTGGCCGTTGCGGTGCTGGCTGGGACCTGGGTTGGGCTGCGGTGGACGGCGCCGATGCTCTATGTGTCCACGGCGATTATCAAGGTGGAGAGTCCGGGCGGTAATGACCCGTACTTGCTGCAGACGGCCATGGAGTGGCTTCGGTCCGCAACGGTCCTGGATGCCACAGCGTCGAATCTGGGGCTGGTAAATAATCGGGACGATCCTGACAGCCGGCGCCAGCAAGTCCGGGAGCAACTCCGGGAGCGGATTCGCGTGGTGCAGTTTCGGAACACCAGCCTGCTGAGGGTCTCGGCTGCGAGCGAGGATCAGACCAGGGCGGCGGACATCGCCAACAATTTGGTACACGAGTTCATGGCCCTGAAGGCCAACCAGCGCCGTGAACTTATGGACCTGCCCCGGCGCACCCTTCTGCAAAAGGTGAATCGGTGTGAACTCCGGCTGGCGGATTTGGTCAGTCGTCAGACGGAGATTCTCCAAGAGACTGCTGCCAACCCGGGCGTAACCCCTCCGGACTACTACGTGGTGAAGAAAAACCTCGAGATTTACAACGATCTGCTGACCCGCTTGAGGACCCAGTTGGCGGAAGCCGATGTGGGGGCCGTGGAAATCGAATGGAGTTCTCCCGTCGAGATTCTCGAGCCCGCGAGTCCGAGTCTTCGGCGGGCGCCTTGGAGGAATTGA
- a CDS encoding PQQ-dependent sugar dehydrogenase, with protein sequence MELAVAPDGRVFFVERKGVIKMLKPGVEEAFEIGRLPVFDGLEEGMLGIALDPNFAANGWVYVNHSLPETTHDGQGKAGIIRVSRFTLHGESLDIAGGVPILDIPVQREQCCHVGGSLAFDADGNLYVSVGDNTNPFDSDGFSPNDPRDGRYPWDAQRSSANANSLTGKILRVKPKAEGGYTIPEGNLFKPGTPGTRPEVYVMGNRNPFRIAVDPRTGYLYWGEVGPDAGGPDPQRGPAGFDEINQARGPGFFGWPYFVADNRPYAPVDYVARQRYQDANAAREAAKKAGKPEDEWPPKPGPWMAADFKPELYDAAHPVNDSPNNTGIRALPPAQPAVIYYPASASTRFPVVGSGGRTAMAGPVYYFDPALKSPHKLPEAFDHTLFIYEWTRNWIIAVKLNEKDQMVRMERFLPGMTFKRPMDLELGPDGCLYLIEFGTNWGDNKDSKIVRIEHLGAPAASAN encoded by the coding sequence ATGGAACTGGCGGTGGCGCCGGATGGCCGGGTGTTCTTCGTCGAACGCAAGGGCGTGATCAAGATGCTCAAGCCCGGCGTGGAGGAGGCATTCGAAATCGGCAGGTTGCCCGTGTTCGACGGATTGGAGGAGGGCATGCTGGGCATCGCGCTGGACCCCAACTTCGCGGCGAACGGCTGGGTGTACGTCAATCATTCCCTCCCGGAGACGACCCATGACGGGCAGGGCAAGGCCGGGATCATCCGCGTCTCCCGCTTCACCCTGCACGGCGAGTCCCTCGACATCGCGGGCGGCGTCCCAATCCTCGACATCCCCGTCCAGCGGGAGCAGTGCTGTCACGTGGGCGGTTCCCTCGCGTTCGATGCCGATGGCAACCTCTACGTGTCCGTCGGGGACAACACGAACCCGTTCGATTCCGATGGCTTTTCGCCCAACGATCCCCGCGACGGCCGCTACCCGTGGGACGCCCAGCGGTCGTCCGCCAATGCCAATTCCCTGACGGGCAAGATCCTGCGGGTGAAGCCGAAGGCGGAGGGCGGGTACACCATTCCGGAGGGCAACCTGTTCAAGCCGGGCACCCCGGGCACGCGTCCCGAGGTCTATGTCATGGGCAACCGCAATCCGTTCCGGATCGCGGTGGATCCGCGGACCGGATACCTCTACTGGGGCGAGGTGGGACCCGATGCCGGCGGGCCGGATCCGCAACGGGGCCCGGCAGGGTTCGACGAGATCAACCAGGCCCGGGGTCCCGGATTCTTCGGATGGCCCTATTTTGTGGCCGACAACCGGCCCTACGCGCCGGTGGATTATGTGGCGCGCCAGCGTTATCAGGATGCCAACGCCGCCCGCGAGGCCGCCAAGAAGGCGGGGAAACCGGAGGACGAGTGGCCGCCCAAGCCCGGGCCCTGGATGGCGGCGGACTTCAAACCGGAGCTGTACGATGCCGCCCACCCGGTGAATGACTCCCCCAACAACACCGGCATCCGTGCACTGCCTCCCGCCCAGCCGGCCGTCATCTACTACCCGGCCTCCGCCTCGACCCGCTTCCCGGTCGTGGGGTCCGGCGGCCGCACGGCGATGGCCGGCCCGGTGTACTACTTCGATCCCGCATTGAAGTCGCCCCACAAACTCCCCGAGGCCTTTGACCACACGCTGTTCATCTATGAGTGGACCCGCAACTGGATCATCGCGGTGAAGCTCAACGAGAAGGACCAGATGGTGCGGATGGAACGGTTCCTCCCCGGGATGACCTTCAAGCGCCCGATGGACCTCGAACTCGGGCCCGACGGCTGCCTCTACCTGATCGAGTTCGGAACCAACTGGGGCGACAACAAGGACAGCAAGATCGTCCGCATCGAGCACCTTGGTGCGCCTGCGGCATCGGCGAACTGA
- a CDS encoding HAD family hydrolase, whose translation MEIPHSFLGLVEFRPEFRPRTGLSHVLFDFDGTLSLVRQGWPDIMVPMFTEVIPPLPGESEAQRSQLAFEDIMRLNGKQTIYQMIQLAERVRERGGVPKEPLEYKREYLRRLDERIHHRVAGLRDGSIPRDDLTVFGARALLDALKARGLPLYLASGTDEPFVRAEADALGLTPYFDGHIYGAQDDYRKFSKKMVIDRILAENRIPGGSLLAFGDGYVEIENTKQVGGFAVAVASDEAHNGSGRFDEWKRQRLLGVGADLCIPDYRDLHPLLELLFPQ comes from the coding sequence ATGGAGATACCGCATTCGTTCCTCGGCCTCGTGGAGTTCCGCCCGGAGTTCCGGCCCCGCACCGGGCTCAGCCACGTGTTGTTCGATTTCGACGGCACCCTGTCCCTGGTCCGGCAGGGATGGCCCGACATCATGGTGCCCATGTTCACCGAGGTGATCCCCCCCCTGCCCGGGGAGTCCGAGGCGCAGCGCAGCCAGCTTGCCTTCGAGGACATCATGCGCCTGAACGGCAAACAGACGATCTACCAGATGATCCAGCTCGCCGAACGGGTCCGGGAACGGGGCGGCGTGCCAAAGGAACCCCTGGAGTACAAGCGCGAGTACCTCCGCCGCCTCGACGAGCGGATCCACCACCGGGTCGCCGGACTCCGGGACGGCTCCATTCCCCGCGACGACCTGACCGTGTTCGGTGCCCGGGCCCTGCTGGATGCGCTGAAGGCCCGCGGGCTTCCGCTTTACCTCGCCAGCGGCACGGACGAGCCCTTCGTCCGCGCCGAGGCGGACGCCCTGGGCCTCACCCCCTATTTCGACGGGCACATCTACGGGGCGCAGGATGATTACCGCAAATTCAGCAAGAAGATGGTGATTGACCGCATCCTGGCCGAAAATCGCATCCCCGGCGGCTCGTTGCTCGCCTTCGGGGATGGCTACGTGGAGATCGAGAACACGAAGCAGGTGGGGGGCTTCGCCGTGGCGGTGGCCAGCGACGAGGCCCACAACGGTTCCGGCCGGTTCGATGAATGGAAACGACAGCGTCTGCTCGGCGTCGGCGCGGACCTGTGCATCCCCGACTACCGGGATCTCCACCCGCTTTTGGAACTGTTGTTCCCGCAATAG
- a CDS encoding deoxyguanosinetriphosphate triphosphohydrolase gives MPVTREALEQRERSILAPFAQLSADSRGRVHAEEPPAWRTQFQRDRDRVIHSRAFRRLEYKTQVFLNGTGDHLRTRLTHTMEVAAISRNLARALGLNEDLAETIALAHDLGHSPFGHKGEHSLDRLMKGHGGFEHNRQSLRVVELLERKYPQFPGLNLSWEVREGLAKHAPGPEVPGGRPKAPFRQPSLEAQLANLADEIAYYSHDLDDGLDSGLLDERQLQAEVTVWADAARQVRRRFGRPPAESRRYYTIRQVIDEQVTDVVETTLKNLEAAGPGSADEVRAWRRPLVGYSAGRRRANVELRRYLYRNLYYNPAVNEPNRRAVRLLGEVFQHVLAHPETMGRGARLRVAAVGLHRAVCDHVASMTDRFLLREHRRLFGLGVAP, from the coding sequence TTGCCGGTGACGCGCGAAGCGCTCGAACAACGCGAGCGCTCCATCCTCGCGCCGTTCGCCCAGCTGAGCGCCGACTCGCGCGGCCGGGTGCACGCGGAGGAGCCTCCGGCATGGCGCACCCAGTTCCAGCGGGACCGCGACCGGGTGATTCACAGCCGGGCCTTCCGCCGGCTGGAGTACAAGACCCAGGTGTTCCTGAACGGCACCGGGGACCATTTGCGCACGCGGCTGACCCACACCATGGAGGTGGCGGCCATCTCGCGAAATCTCGCACGCGCGCTCGGGCTCAACGAGGACCTGGCCGAGACCATCGCCCTGGCCCATGACCTGGGGCACTCGCCGTTCGGTCACAAGGGGGAGCATTCCCTCGACCGTCTGATGAAGGGACACGGGGGCTTCGAACACAACCGGCAGAGCCTCCGGGTCGTCGAATTGCTGGAGCGCAAGTATCCGCAATTCCCCGGACTGAACCTGTCGTGGGAGGTGCGCGAGGGGCTGGCCAAACACGCGCCCGGACCGGAGGTGCCGGGTGGGCGTCCGAAGGCGCCGTTCCGGCAACCGTCGCTCGAGGCGCAACTGGCGAATCTTGCGGACGAAATCGCCTACTACAGTCATGACCTCGACGACGGGCTGGACAGCGGCCTGCTGGATGAACGCCAGCTCCAGGCGGAAGTGACCGTGTGGGCGGATGCCGCGCGACAGGTGCGGCGGCGGTTTGGGAGGCCGCCCGCGGAGAGCCGGCGGTATTACACGATCCGCCAGGTGATTGACGAACAGGTCACCGACGTGGTTGAAACGACGCTCAAGAACCTGGAGGCCGCCGGGCCGGGTTCCGCGGACGAGGTCCGCGCCTGGAGGCGTCCCCTTGTGGGCTACAGCGCCGGCCGCCGTCGCGCCAACGTTGAGCTGCGGCGGTACCTGTATCGCAACCTCTACTACAATCCGGCGGTGAACGAGCCCAACCGGCGGGCGGTCCGGTTGCTGGGCGAGGTGTTCCAGCACGTTCTTGCACACCCGGAGACGATGGGCCGCGGGGCACGCCTGCGCGTGGCGGCGGTTGGCCTTCACCGGGCGGTGTGCGACCATGTGGCCAGCATGACCGACCGGTTTCTCCTTCGTGAACACCGGCGGCTGTTCGGCCTGGGCGTCGCGCCCTGA
- a CDS encoding VOC family protein, with protein MSPSGSGSHDAEAAPNLSVVVLLSADADRTASFYRDLLGVPLKAERHDGRHTHYACRLGTVYFTVQPAADLSEVPERGHDSMQLCFTTPDLEGRLASLAAHGVSPLHPPRPFEHTVYVTLLDPDRRHVRLMTPWSHPEDACVRG; from the coding sequence ATGTCGCCGTCCGGTTCTGGTTCCCACGATGCAGAAGCCGCACCGAATCTTTCGGTCGTGGTGCTTTTGTCCGCGGATGCGGATCGCACGGCGTCGTTCTATCGGGACCTGTTGGGGGTGCCCCTGAAGGCGGAGCGTCACGATGGACGCCACACCCACTACGCCTGCCGGTTGGGCACGGTGTACTTTACCGTCCAGCCGGCCGCGGATCTTTCCGAGGTGCCCGAGCGGGGGCACGACTCGATGCAGCTGTGTTTCACGACGCCCGATCTCGAGGGGCGCCTCGCGAGCCTGGCGGCGCATGGGGTGTCTCCGCTGCATCCCCCGCGTCCATTTGAGCACACGGTTTATGTCACCCTGCTCGACCCGGACCGCCGCCATGTGCGGCTCATGACCCCGTGGAGCCATCCTGAAGACGCCTGCGTGCGCGGCTGA